The DNA region ATTGACCTAGAGTTGGAGAGATTTCAGGAAACTCAAGATCTCAAGGGTGTGCCGGACGTGCCTGAAACCACACCCTCCCTGGCCATCAAACACGGCTCCCCCCTTAGAATGCAGGAAACAAACACCCATCCATTCCCTTGCTACAAGAAATACGCAACCTCAAataggaaaggggtggggggcagccctTCAAACTGCCCAACTGAAAGAATAGTACGCACAAGGGGCAAGTCACCATGACCTCGGTGACTAAAAGGGAAGCTCATCTTCTGAGGAGTAGCGGGCTGTTGTGGGTGTGCGGGTGGGTTGGCGCCATCAGACAGGGCAGCACGTTGGTCATAACTCAAAGAAATAGGTTTTCTAAACAATCCTCTGGTGTGTTCTGTGTTGGGGGTTGGATTGTGTGTTTGTCTGGCTTCATTTGGCTTTCGTCTACTTTCCTTTCCAATAGTGAAAGTGCAGATAAGTTGTGCGAATGATAGTTCAGAAGCCAGGTTCCTATCGTTAGCATAGAGTTAGAGGTAAATCTGGTAGAAGCCATCAAGACTGTCCCAGGCCTCCACAGGTAGAAAATGCTTCCACCCGTTTTGGTCACGTTAGCCGGTTTTCCTAGGGGATTCCCCTTCTGTTTGCATTGTATCCTCTGGATCCTTGGCGAATGGCGAGGTGATCCCCATAGCCTTGACCTCAGCATCGCTTTAGCCCCCAGTGTTCCAATCATCATGGTCTTTGGGGTGTATCCACGGTTGTTCCAAAGGCAGAGTCTACCCCTGGCTTAGAGATTTTTCTCATGGCACAAGGACCAGCGCTGTGCCGGCACCATTTGTTTGCACCTCCATGGATTCTCCCCTGACACattcccccttttctctcccacaGGCCGTCTCTCAAGACCATCGCAAAGGAGGAGGCTTGTTCTGAGTCTGAGTCAGAAGGACACCCTGCAAGCACTCTTTCAACAGAACCCCTATCCCGGGATAACGACCAGAGAATGGCTGGCACGAGAACTGGACATTCCAGAAAGCAGAATTCAGGTACAACCGAGCCTCTCGATCCATTTTCCCTCTCGGGGTCCATGTCCAGACGCAAGTCGCCCTACTGCAATTGGAGTCCTTGCTCTAGGGCTTTCCTCTTCGGGCTGCTCCAGACAGAAGTGACTCAAATCTTGGCAAGGAAGGTGGCTCCCTTTAGAAAACATGGCCAGACTGAGCTGTGTGGCGAGAGGTCCATTCAAATGTGTGGTCAAGTATAAAGGGCGAAGGGCCAAGGAAGCAGGAAAGCCTGGTGGTGTCAAGGAGGTGTTTCCTTGATGGCTGGCCTCCGAGGAACTGGCTGTGCTGCAGACTTCCCTCTCTGGGCAGCTTGGAGAGGAGTCACCAAAGTTAGGAACAGCGTGCCTGCGACCTTACAAAACGTCGCCAAAGACTGATTGACTTTCCCTACGAACACTTTTTCTCAGGGTGTCCAATTTTCCACACACCACCATCAGAAATATCtaaaaacatgcacacacacacgaacacaagCACAGGTCCACACTGCAGTTCGGCCTCGGGGAATGAGGTAACATGCACAATGCTTCACTGTTGAAGACAAGGACACATATTCTGAAGATGGAGAGCGGGTACATAAGAGCCTCCTGACCTAAAAGTGATGGAGGCATGTAGTCCCTGAGAAGTAACTGTCAGTGAGTAGTTCCCAGGCAGCATGAGAAGAGTGGTTTTCATGGGGGCACTTGCTAATGGATACGATTGCATGTTATGAGACAGTACTGCCTGTGGGGACGTAAGAGAGGCAGGGAAACATGAATCGGGCATGGACTATGCCAAAGGGGAGGCAAAGAGACCAAATGAGGGAAAGGAGATTGAGCCTGAGAGcctgggacagagacagagagaggggaaggcaaGCAGGCAGTCACTTGGGCAGCCGGGCGGGTCGCAACAGAGACAGACGTCAACAGGTAGATGCGGAGAATCGTAGACACAGACCAAAAGACCCACAGAGAAAATGGTAGTTTTGATGAGAACGGCTGGGgcgggagagagagacagagagagttaGCTATCCATCCCATTCTGACTGTGGGAAAGCAAGCATTGTCTCCTCCTGTGTCACAAAGCATTACTCTGGACACCAGTAAGGTGACTCGAAGAGGAAAGATTATTTTCACAGACACAGATTGTGTATTCTGGAATCTGGTGCACTTCTTCAGAGGTAAAAGCCGGAGTCTACATTCTACATGCTAGTGAGACTTCAGTCCCTTTGAATCGTAAATATTTCCACTGGGAGCAGACGGGCCATACTGGGTCTCCATCAGTCGGCTTGTTGCTGGACGGCTGGCCAGCCGGCCGGCTGGCTGGTGTGTTTGTGCGTTTGTCCTATGGTGCATCCCTGCAATAGATCTTGGAAGTACGTGCATAAGCATTGAAAGACaaggctttctttctttgtacccAGGTTTGGTTTCAAAACCAACGAAGAAGACGCCTAAAGCAGAGCCGATTGCTGTCGGAGAATGCCTTCAAAGGAGGGCAGTCACAGCCGCTGCGGCCCCCACCACCTGAGGCTTCGACTCGAGGTAAGTACCCGGCATTCCATAAGCATTTCCCCAGAGCATCTCCTTGAGACAGAATCGTCTATGAACGTGGATGACCATGGGAGGCCAAGAACGCTTCAGACAGGAAACAATGATATCTTGGGTGCTTGCCCCACTCCTGTTCCACCCAGGAGCATCATGCCCCTCTTAGAGGGTGGGGagatgtatgcccaggaaggCTTGGAATCTTTGGGTCCGGAAAATGCCCGATGTGCAGAAATGCCTTCTTCCATCACATGGGGCGTTTTCACATAGCACTGAATCAGGTGTATCGATGTATCAATCTTGATCTATGACATACTGCTTCCTACATACCACACACTGGATCTGCTATGAATGTGTTGAAATTGGCCTGAAtgtcctctcttctctgtgtgtttttctttaggaAGCATGGGAAGACAGGCCAGGCGAAAGAGGACTTTCATCTCTCCTTCTCAAACAAGGGTTCTTGTGCAAGCCTTTGAGAGGGATCGATTTCCATCTATTGCTGCCAGGGAAGAATTGGCTCACCAGACAGGAATTCCCGAACCTCGAATCCAGGTAAGTTCTCCACCAGTGGGTTGAACTTGGCTTCTCCCACGAGAAAGGAGTGTTAAACCTTGCGACGCGTTGTTGCTGGATATATGTAGGCTTGGAGACGGGGGATTGGGAGGACGTTCCCTTCATCTTAGGAATACGCTATGGGGGCTGATCTGAAGGCATCCGTTTCCAGAAGAGGAGAGGGCAATGGAAGTCCTGGGCAGCCAGGGAGGGGCCTGAGTTTGTAGCTGGTCAATGCCGGCTCTCCTCAAAGCTAGGGGTGGGGACGGGTGCGGAGAGTGGTGTGAGTCCTGCGTTGCCCTGACGTCCTCCCGCATTTTCAAGAGCCAAGGTGTAAGATCTAGGTAAAATGGCCCTTAGATGAGGCCCACCAATACTTGCCATGGGCCTGACAGATTGGAGGGCAGGTCAGGTCAggtcagggcagggcagggtggggcggGACGCGGCGGGCTGGGGATGAGGCGACAGCAAGTCGATCTGGATTGTCACGCTGCTAATGTTCCTGTCACCCCATATGTCTCCCTAGATATGGTTCCAGAACCGAAGAGCTCGGCACCCAAAGCAGAGCGCTAGTGGGCCTGTGAATGCCTTAGCCAAAGGCCCTGATGCCACATCAGCCGTGACTGCCCTGTCGGACCAAAGTCCCCGGCCCACTGTCCATAGAAGCTCTCACCGTTATCCTCCCTCTCATGCACCTGATAGCATGAAATGCTTTGCTGCAGCCACTCCTGTTTTCTGCCCCTCCTTTCTTGTGCCAGAGACTTCCTATGGGTTCTGTGTGGGCCAGCCGTTGATGTTCATCatgccccagcccagcctggcagCCCTTCAGAGATGCCAGGACCCGCAGCCTCTTCAGGCCACGGTTCCGTGGGGCGAAGTGTCACATGCTCTCATCACCTGTGGGCAGCCTGCCCAGGGGTACATCTGGCCACCTGCACCATCAGAGACACACTTCTGGCAGCAGCAGGCAAGCTCAGGTGAAGAGACATCTCCCCAGCTGGATCAACAGCCCCAGTATTCAGCCTTTCCAGGCTCCTCAAGCTTCCTGGACGAACTGTTGTCAGACGTGGACATTCTGGACACGTCCGGCCCTTTTCTCAATGTggacacagaggaagaggaacTTGCAGCAACCCTGGAAGCCCCCCTCAGCGAGGAAGAATTCAAGGCCCTGCTTGACATACTGCCAGGCTCCCCAGTGTCACAGGTTTAGGGGGAGAAAGGAAGGCCTTCCCCCGTGCCCCTTTCAAGCCTCCTTTCCTGGGAGGCAGAGCCatgggggagagaaagaagaaggaacaagCAACGCTCATGAGAGTGTCTGGCAGGGAGAACAAGGCAAGTTGACTGCTGACAGCAACTGCGTTGTGGCCAGGAGGGATGCCATGCTCCACACAGACCGTCACAAAGCTTGCACACCAGGAGGGACACCCTCTCTGAAGCCTCAAGGAATTCAAACCTTCCAATGAGAACGAGGAGGACCCAATGCTGAACTGGATTTCCCCGTTGTATGTGACTTTCCATTGATCCAATCAATAAATCTTGGCACTCACTTCAAGTTCTTGGTTGTGTTTTGGTCACTTTGATTTCTCCCACGTTTCCTCGGAGAGGTGAAATCCCTCCCTTGACCTGGGACAGCATGGAATGTGGTCCAGATACCCCTGTCTACTCCCGTAGCTAGTAGCCACAAACACACCCTAGTGGAATCACGAAAACAGTCTCGCAGTGACAACCTTCACTTGCTTTCTGGGTGCATGGTATGAAAGGTTTCCTCGAGGGCATTGCCTTTGCACACGAGGACAGAATTATGCTAACATTTTCATTACCAGGGTTCATAGTAACAACTGTGCCCAATGTATTATGCAGGcaaataatctctccatctcactctctctctctctctctctctctctctctctctctctctctctctctctgtctctgtctctctcactctctctcactcactcattATCTGTCCACAGCTACACACTACACGCACTCACCTCTCAAAATATAAGCCAAGATACAACTAAAGTGATgcacaaatgaactgaaaacccAAATGCCTGTGGCATCGTAACGTCATGGCAGATGATCCCTTCCACTGCTTCTTTCAAAAATCTTTTCCAACACATGTGCCTCGTACACTCTCTATTGAGTAATTCTCCACTGGCTCAATCTGTGTGCCCCAGTTCCAGCATGGGAGTGTCAGCAGCAGGAAGCATTAAAATAATCCAATGTGTAAACAACAGTGTATCTGAGTCTCTAGATAAAACTGCATCCGGGTCTCTAGCTCTATTGTGTGCATATCTCTGCAGAAACATCTAGTCCTCAACTCCTTCCCAGGCACACCCGTGTCTTAGGCTCCGATTTCCCCGGAGCTCTAGAGCAATGTACAGTGCTCtctcgctctccctctctctctctccctcagtttctctctctctttctctttcactttctctctgtctctctgtctctctgtctctctgtccctctctctctctctctctctctccatctttccatTGGGCACAAAAGGAACATCAGTTTCAAGAGCCACACAGGTGGCATAGGCCTTCTGGGGAAAGAAACTGGCCATGGTTGCCTCAGGACAAGTAGGATTAGAGATGTGGAAAGAGACAGCTTATGGAAGAGTTGATGCTTtcaagagggtgggagggacactgGGTCACAGTGTGCTGGGAAACACTGAGATGCTTCTGGGTGGAAGGACTTGCACAGACTCTAGCTAGAGCTAGGAGCTGTGGCTTTACTATCTTCGTTGTCCAATGCTGGCCGCTCCAGAGAAACCTCGGAGCCCAGGGACAGGCAGCGATACCTCCACAGGGAGGTCAGCGGTGGACTGTGCATAAACACACCTGCGGCCTCTCAGTGTTCCCTGGCTGCCATGCACATCACAGCTTCTGCTCTCCCAAGCAAGCTTATCCCACCTGGATTGTCCAGGAGAGAGGTGATCCAGGTCTGGCAGGCAGTGCTTTCTGGGAGAAGCCAGCAAATCCCATGTTTCAGTGATTAATTTTCTCAGCCAAAACTTCCAACTACTCGGGAAAACCCACCCTGATCCAACAAGATGGTCATGCCTCCCTCTGATCTCTGGCACTTCAGGACAAGGGACCAGAACATACACCTCCTCGGGACAtcctcctgggcctcctgggACTTGCAGACACCTACTGGTCCCAGTGACATCCGTCCACGGGTACCACCTGACAACCGTCCTTAGTGGGTGCAGAAAATCAAACACACAGATCACACaaacacccctacacacacacacacacacaccagccacaTTTTAACGAATGGCTGGTGTAATTACCCTGATTGCCAACTGTTTCTGAATAAGTTCACTATCCTCATGTTAATCCCCGTGGTGGCAAAAGAACCATGGTGGCAAAAGAACACATTTGGCAAGGTTCTCTATTTCTGGGTGGGGTTttcttgttgctttgtttttaatttttctattctctgcagCCCAAATGCACCGAAAATGTTGACATGGCTGCACTTGGAATCCAAAGCTTTCGTTTCAAACTCAGCTGTGTCATCATCCATCATGTAACGTGCTACATATCCCTCTCCTTCCCGTTcgccttccccttcctcttctccttctccttcttcttcttattcTTCTTCTCGGTACAGATGTCACTTGACCACTGAATGTGAAACCGACACTGTGTTTTGTACGCCAAGGATAAGCACTGAAAATAAGTTCCTTTTCTTGTGAAACATACACGTGTGGCATGCCCCTTTCTCTGgtctctccatggcatgtgagcaAGGGTGTGGGTTTCAGGGTACCTCTGAAAAAGTCCCAAACTGCTGAGGACCATGGGTAGACGCTAGATAAGCACTCAAGCTTAGTAGGTGAATTATCAGGAACTCAAACCCCCGCCAAGGAAATGCTTTAGGAGTGTGAGGCAATGATGTCCTGATGGTGATGAGGGAAGTGGGAAACGTACTCGATGCAAACTAGGCTCTAGGTTCTCTCTCCATTTGGGAAAGTACAGTGACACACTTAAGCGTGAAGGACTCAGAGGTGGGGAATTCCACGGAGACAGAAAGTATGTTTGGAATGTGGAAAGGTGTGAAAAGGAGAGAGCACTGGACCCcaagcattctggaaaaggatgACGAGGGCGGCAGCTTCAAAGGGACCAGGGAGCCTCCGAACAGGCCTTCCATTCCAACGCCCACTTGCCTCACGGGATTCCTTCCAGGTTCTCAATTGGCAAGGAAGGGTTCCGCACCATCTGTGGCTATTTACATAAATAGGGGCGTGGCATCCTCATCCATTATAAACCCTGAGCTTCTGAGAACTGAACAGTTGGTCAGCAGTTTCCGTGCCATTCCTTTGGGTCTTCCACCATGGATTCGTCCAGCTCATCCGGCACATACAGCACCTCCAGAGGTACGTTGCCCTCAGTATCTGGGCTCTGCACTTGGGTCATCCAAATACACTCAtgcacctccccaccccaaggtGGATCACCACGAAGATTGAAGTTTCCCAATGAACACCAAATGGCATGGACTGATATGCTCGGACATGTTTCTGGAATCACTTGGGCAAAAGGTTGCACCTTGGTTTGTGCATTTCACGTACATATTTCTGGTTTGCTGCTTcacttgttttccttcttgaaatCCACATGGTAGTTGGTAGCCCTGTTGCCTGACAATGGCTTCTCTACTAAAAATCCCAGCCTGTGGTTGCAGTGAACGGAACACGAGTATTTGATAACGTTCCCAACTAAACTGACACTCTTTTCCAGTTGACAGTGTTTGGGATTTTGAATTTGTTTCGCATGTTCTATTCTTGCTGTTGTTACGGATTTGCTCTGTTATGTTGCGTGTTCCATTTGAACTGGTTAACGTCCACGGTGTCCAAGGAAATAGTCCACATCCACTATGCATTAAGATTAGGAGACAAAGAGAGATTTTCTTTGAGAACAACTGAAAGCTTAGAGCctgggaaacagagattccaggAGCACTCGAACTGTCTTTCATTAGACTGCAAGGTAGGCACTGCAGGAGTCTCTGGAAAGCCAAAATCTGCAGTGTGACAAGTTCGTTTCttcagtgctttacaaatattttctttggagctGGCATGAAGGAAGGGCGCTTTTAAAGGGAGTCTCCGTTGGGGATCCGAAACCATTGCCTTTTCTTGCATCCTTCCAGAGGGAGATCTGGAGACGACCCTACGTCACCAGCTGCCAGCTGCTAGGGCAGGTAATCCTTGCAGAAGGGTTGGCATTGACCTAGAGTTGGAGAGATTTCAGGAAACTCAAGATCTCAAGGGTGTGCCGGACGTGCCTGAAACCACACCCTCCCTGGCCATCAAACACGGCTCCCCCCTTAGAATGCAGGAAACAAACACCCATCCATTCCCTTGCTACAAGAAATACGCAACCTCAAataggaaaggggtggggggcagccctTCAAACTGCCCAACTGAAAGAATAGTACGCACAAGGGGCAAGTCACCATGACCTCGGTGACTAAAAGGGAAGCTCATCTTCTGAGGAGTAGCGGGCTGTTGTGGGTGTGCGGGTGGGTTGGCGCCATCAGACAGGGCAGCACGTTGGTCATAACTCAAAGAAATAGGTTTTCTAAACAATCCTCTGGTGTGTTCTGTGTTGGGGGTTGGATTGTGTGTTTGTCTGGCTTCATTTGGCTTTCGTCTACTTTCCTTTCCAATAGTGAAAGTGCAGATAAGTTGTGCGAATGATAGTTCAGAAGCCAGGTTCCTATCGTTAGCATAGAGTTAGAGGTAAATCTGGTAGAAGCCATCAAGACTGTCCCAGGCCTCCACAGGTAGAAAATGCTTCCACCCGTTTTGGTCACGTTAGCCGGTTTTCCTAGGGGATTCCCCTTCTGTTTGCATTGCATCCTCTGGATCCTTGGCGAATGGCGAGGTGATCCCCATAGCCTTGACCTCAGCATCGCTTTAGCCCCCAGTGTTCCAATCAGCATGGCCTTTGGGGTGTATCCACGGTTGTTCCAAAGGCAGAGTCTACCCCTGGCTTAGAGATTTTTCTCATGGCACAAGGACCAGCGCTGTGCCGGCACCATTTGTTTGCACCTCCATGGATTCTCCCCTGACACattcccccttttctctcccacaGGCCGTCTCTCAAGACCATCGCGAAGGAGGAGGCTTGTTCTGAGTCTGAGTCAGAAGGACACCCTGCAAGCACTCTTTCAACAGAACCCCTATCCCGGGATAACGACCAGAGAATGGCTGGCACGAGAACTGGACATTCCAGAAAGCAGAATTCAGGTACAACCGAGCCTCTCGATCCATTTTCCCTCTCGGGGTCCATGTCCAGACGCAAGTCGCCCTACTGCAATTGGAGTCCTTGCTCTAGGGCTTTCCTCTTCGGGCTGCTCCAGACAGAAGTGACTCAAATCTTGGCAAGGAAGGTGGCTCCCTTTAGAAAACATGGCCAGACTGAGCTGTGTGGCGAGAGGTCCATTCAAATGTGTGGTCAAGTATAAAGGGCGAAG from Phocoena phocoena chromosome 4, mPhoPho1.1, whole genome shotgun sequence includes:
- the LOC136122593 gene encoding double homeobox protein 4-like protein 4 → MDSSSSSGTYSTSRGRLSRPSQRRRLVLSLSQKDTLQALFQQNPYPGITTREWLARELDIPESRIQVWFQNQRRRRLKQSRLLSENAFKGGQSQPLRPPPPEASTRGSMGRQARRKRTFISPSQTRVLVQAFERDRFPSIAAREELAHQTGIPEPRIQIWFQNRRARHPKQSASGPVNALAKGPDATSAVTALSDQSPRPTVHRSSHRYPPSHAPDSMKCFAAATPVFCPSFLVPETSYGFCVGQPLMFIMPQPSLAALQRCQDPQPLQATVPWGEVSHALITCGQPAQGYIWPPAPSETHFWQQQASSGEETSPQLDQQPQYSAFPGSSSFLDELLSDVDILDTSGPFLNVDTEEEELAATLEAPLSEEEFKALLDILPGSPVSQV